The following are from one region of the Natronosporangium hydrolyticum genome:
- a CDS encoding TetR/AcrR family transcriptional regulator encodes MSATQRREQLIVIGRELFAERGFDATSVEEVASRAKVSKPVVYEHFGGKEGLYAVVVDREVRSLLTRVGNGLTAGHPRELLEQAALALLDYIEEETDGFRVLVRESPVMSNTGNFSSVLNDVAHRVEHILGAEFKSRGYDPKLAELYSQMLVGMVGLVGRWWLDVRKPRKGTVAAHMVNLAWNGLSNLEAKPTLITRRAR; translated from the coding sequence ATGTCCGCTACCCAGCGACGCGAACAACTGATCGTCATCGGTCGGGAGCTCTTCGCCGAACGCGGTTTCGACGCCACCTCCGTCGAGGAGGTGGCGTCCCGCGCCAAGGTCTCCAAGCCGGTGGTCTACGAACACTTCGGCGGCAAAGAGGGCCTGTACGCGGTGGTGGTCGACCGGGAGGTCCGGTCGCTGCTCACCCGGGTGGGCAACGGCCTGACCGCCGGGCACCCAAGGGAGCTGCTGGAGCAGGCGGCGCTGGCGCTGCTGGACTACATCGAGGAAGAGACCGACGGCTTCCGGGTGCTGGTCCGGGAGTCGCCGGTGATGTCCAACACCGGTAACTTCTCCTCGGTGCTCAACGACGTCGCCCACCGGGTCGAGCACATCCTGGGCGCCGAGTTCAAGTCCCGGGGCTACGACCCGAAGCTCGCCGAGCTCTACTCGCAGATGCTGGTCGGGATGGTGGGCCTGGTGGGCCGCTGGTGGCTGGACGTTCGCAAGCCACGCAAGGGCACGGTCGCCGCGCACATGGTGAACCTCGCGTGGAACGGCCTGTCGAACCTGGAGGCGAAACCTACCCTGATCACCCGCCGCGCCCGCTGA
- a CDS encoding helix-turn-helix transcriptional regulator, with product MPGLATGTPEPTTPGFAAPALVGREAEVAALLRTLTEPALVLVEGEAGIGKSRLLREFAAASGDRRLLWCACPPHPEPLLLAPLVDALQRHRAEVPDLPLSALAGALRPLFPRWADRLPPPPEPLPDLKATRHRLFRALAELLGQLSFQAIVVEDVHWADVATLEFLLFLAGRAATAHRLTGTGGTPGPPGQAASLIVSYRPADVPPDSLLLRLSSRPSAGNRQLRIPVPALDTAGTARLASSMLPGEPISEDLADFLHQHTEGVPLAVEESVRLLRDRGDLVRRGGEWVRQRLPELTVPPTIRDTVLARIPRLSASAQQVLAAAAVLAAPATEAVIARVAAADTQPDPDAQSDPDAWFDQVRRGLGEAIAGGLLREEGDQRSSFRHVLMGQAVYESLPAARRRALHLAAGTALAEAGTAPPAALARHFKQARQPARWMRYAELAADQAGESGDYDAAVALLLDALAAPNRSIDDQVRLGRRLALAASYRREAVDELHQRAVETLRRLLADTTLSPTEDAELRSGFGRLLAQLGEFGPARAEIGRAVSQLDHHPVEAARAMRFLGLPFVGDEPATVHRRWLQRAAGVDLARLPAAERLALTVDRAAGLLQLGDPAGWAVADELPATVLGAAGRTAEERRQVARGYLNIGAAAILWGRYRHAEQLLNQAAELADADRYLRLGPLIRISQAQLEWYTGQWAGLTEHVTTAADPSSDEPLALLGAVRVGLWHLAQGSHRRAEAALRQALAEVARIGTVDDGLEPAAALGRLALSRGQVDDALAYTERPMATVAGKGIWIWATELAPVRVAALLAAGRLSEAEELVNAYQRGMRRCPAPAGRAALATCRALLAAATGPAPAAAGRFAVAARAWEELPRPYEALLAREQQAVAELAGDRQAAALTRLGTTFQALSELGARGDAERVGELLRAHGVDARREWRRGRRGYGDRLSPRELDVVRLVATGATNREVAAALSRSPKTVAGQLSSAMRKLGVTSRTELAVDTVRNRLLPDPPVPDQAEP from the coding sequence TTGCCCGGACTCGCCACCGGAACGCCAGAACCGACCACCCCCGGCTTCGCCGCACCCGCGCTGGTGGGGCGGGAAGCGGAGGTCGCCGCGCTGCTCCGGACCCTGACCGAACCCGCGCTGGTCCTCGTTGAGGGCGAAGCCGGGATCGGCAAGAGCCGGTTGCTGCGCGAGTTCGCCGCCGCCAGCGGCGACCGGCGGCTGCTGTGGTGTGCCTGCCCACCCCACCCGGAGCCGCTGCTGCTGGCGCCGCTGGTCGACGCCCTCCAGCGGCACCGGGCCGAGGTCCCCGACCTGCCGCTCAGCGCGCTCGCCGGTGCGCTGCGGCCGCTCTTCCCCCGGTGGGCCGACCGGCTGCCGCCGCCGCCCGAGCCGCTGCCCGACCTGAAAGCGACCCGCCACCGGCTCTTCCGGGCCCTGGCGGAGCTGCTCGGGCAGCTCAGCTTCCAAGCGATCGTGGTAGAGGACGTGCACTGGGCTGACGTCGCCACCCTCGAGTTCCTGCTGTTCCTCGCCGGTCGGGCCGCCACCGCCCACCGGCTCACCGGCACCGGCGGAACACCCGGCCCTCCCGGCCAGGCCGCCAGCCTGATCGTCAGCTACCGGCCCGCCGACGTTCCGCCCGACTCGCTGCTGCTGCGGCTCTCGTCCCGACCCTCGGCCGGCAACCGGCAGCTGCGGATACCCGTGCCCGCGCTGGACACCGCCGGCACCGCCCGGCTCGCGTCGTCGATGCTGCCCGGCGAGCCGATCTCGGAGGATCTCGCGGACTTCCTCCACCAGCACACCGAGGGCGTACCGCTGGCGGTGGAGGAGTCGGTGCGGCTGCTGCGCGACCGGGGCGACCTGGTGCGCCGCGGCGGCGAATGGGTGCGGCAACGGCTGCCCGAGCTCACCGTCCCGCCGACCATCCGGGACACGGTGCTGGCCAGGATCCCCCGCCTGTCGGCCTCGGCCCAGCAGGTGCTGGCCGCAGCCGCCGTGCTAGCGGCCCCGGCCACCGAGGCGGTGATCGCCCGCGTCGCGGCGGCCGACACCCAGCCGGACCCCGACGCCCAATCAGACCCCGACGCATGGTTCGACCAGGTCCGGCGCGGTCTCGGTGAGGCCATAGCCGGCGGCCTGCTCCGGGAAGAGGGCGACCAACGCAGCAGCTTCCGGCACGTGCTGATGGGCCAGGCGGTCTACGAATCATTACCGGCGGCCCGGCGGCGCGCCCTGCACCTGGCCGCCGGTACCGCGCTCGCCGAAGCGGGCACCGCCCCGCCCGCGGCCCTGGCCCGACACTTCAAACAAGCCCGGCAGCCCGCACGCTGGATGCGCTACGCCGAACTAGCCGCCGACCAGGCCGGCGAATCGGGCGACTACGACGCCGCGGTAGCGCTGCTCCTCGACGCCCTCGCCGCACCTAACCGCAGCATCGACGACCAGGTCAGGCTCGGCCGCCGCCTCGCGCTCGCCGCCAGCTACCGCCGCGAAGCCGTGGACGAGCTGCATCAGCGGGCGGTCGAGACGCTGCGCCGGCTGCTGGCGGACACCACGCTCTCCCCGACCGAGGACGCCGAACTGCGCAGCGGCTTCGGCCGGCTGCTGGCCCAGCTAGGCGAGTTCGGCCCGGCCCGGGCCGAGATCGGGCGGGCGGTCAGCCAGCTCGATCACCACCCGGTCGAGGCCGCCCGCGCGATGCGCTTCCTCGGATTGCCCTTCGTCGGCGACGAACCCGCCACCGTCCACCGCCGGTGGTTGCAGCGGGCAGCAGGCGTGGACCTGGCCCGGCTGCCCGCCGCCGAGCGGCTCGCGTTGACCGTCGACCGCGCCGCCGGGCTGCTGCAGCTGGGCGACCCAGCCGGCTGGGCGGTCGCCGACGAACTACCCGCCACCGTGCTGGGGGCGGCCGGCCGCACCGCCGAGGAGCGGCGGCAGGTCGCCCGCGGCTACCTCAACATCGGCGCCGCCGCCATCCTGTGGGGGCGCTACCGGCACGCCGAACAGCTCCTCAACCAGGCCGCCGAACTCGCCGACGCCGACCGCTACCTGCGGCTCGGGCCGCTGATCCGGATCTCCCAGGCACAGTTGGAGTGGTACACCGGCCAGTGGGCAGGGCTCACCGAGCACGTGACCACCGCCGCCGACCCCAGCTCCGACGAGCCGCTAGCGCTGCTCGGCGCGGTCCGAGTCGGCCTGTGGCACCTCGCCCAAGGCAGCCACCGGCGAGCCGAGGCGGCGCTACGCCAAGCGCTCGCCGAGGTCGCCCGGATCGGCACGGTCGACGATGGTCTCGAACCGGCCGCCGCGCTCGGCCGGCTCGCGTTGTCGCGGGGCCAGGTCGACGATGCGTTGGCGTATACCGAGCGTCCGATGGCGACGGTGGCCGGCAAGGGCATCTGGATCTGGGCTACCGAACTCGCCCCGGTACGCGTCGCCGCACTGCTCGCCGCCGGGCGACTATCCGAGGCCGAGGAGCTCGTCAACGCGTACCAGCGGGGGATGCGCCGCTGCCCGGCGCCGGCCGGGCGGGCGGCGCTGGCGACCTGCCGGGCGCTGCTGGCCGCGGCCACCGGCCCGGCTCCGGCGGCGGCCGGCCGGTTCGCGGTCGCGGCGCGTGCCTGGGAAGAACTCCCCCGCCCGTACGAGGCGCTGTTGGCGCGCGAACAGCAGGCCGTCGCCGAGCTGGCCGGCGACCGCCAGGCTGCCGCGCTGACCCGGCTCGGCACCACCTTCCAGGCGCTGTCCGAGCTGGGCGCCCGGGGCGACGCCGAGCGGGTCGGTGAGCTGCTGCGGGCCCACGGGGTGGACGCCCGCCGGGAGTGGCGCCGCGGTCGGCGCGGCTACGGCGACCGGCTTTCGCCGCGGGAGCTAGATGTGGTGCGGCTGGTCGCCACCGGCGCCACCAACCGGGAGGTCGCCGCCGCGCTGTCCCGATCCCCGAAGACGGTCGCCGGGCAGCTCAGCTCCGCGATGCGGAAACTCGGTGTCACCTCCCGGACCGAGTTGGCGGTCGACACGGTCCGCAACCGGCTGTTACCCGACCCCCCGGTCCCGGATCAGGCCGAGCCCTGA
- the glmU gene encoding bifunctional UDP-N-acetylglucosamine diphosphorylase/glucosamine-1-phosphate N-acetyltransferase GlmU, producing the protein MTSPHNRTTRTTVVLAAGHGKRMRSTLPKVLHPLLGRTLLGHVLTAAEPLAAERTLVVVGVGADQVSAHLAEVAPKSVPVVQSEQLGTGHAVRTALAALPESELTGTVLVLNGDLPLLRPETLTELVERHEASGAAATLLTAAVPDPTGLGRIRRGPRGDFAGIVEERDASAAQRAIQEINVGCYAFDAAALQTVLGQLSRDNAQREEYLTDAAGILLERGASVAVHQVADPIEALGCNDRAELAAARAQLRDRINREWLRAGVTIIDPATTWLDVTVTLGTDAVIEPHCQLRGATAVGERATVGPESTLTDCLVAEDAVVVRTHAVGAEVGPGAQVGPFSYLRPGARLAARAKVGAFVELKQAELGEGAKVPHLSYVGDATIGPAANIGAGTIFVNYDGVHKHHTEVGVAAFVGSNSSLVAPVSVEDGAYVAAGSVVTLGVEPGALAIARGQQRNVDGWVLRRRPDTASAEAARKAAPPATDQVAGES; encoded by the coding sequence GTGACAAGTCCGCACAACCGCACCACCCGTACCACCGTGGTGCTCGCCGCCGGACACGGCAAGCGAATGCGTTCAACGCTGCCCAAGGTGCTGCATCCGCTGCTCGGGCGGACGCTGCTGGGTCACGTGCTCACCGCGGCGGAGCCGCTGGCGGCAGAGCGCACCCTGGTTGTGGTGGGGGTCGGCGCCGACCAGGTAAGCGCCCACCTCGCGGAAGTGGCGCCGAAGTCGGTCCCGGTGGTGCAGTCGGAGCAGCTGGGCACCGGCCACGCCGTGCGCACCGCGCTCGCGGCGCTGCCCGAATCCGAGCTCACCGGCACGGTGCTGGTCCTCAACGGCGACCTGCCGCTGCTGCGCCCGGAGACGCTGACCGAGCTCGTCGAGCGCCACGAGGCGAGCGGGGCGGCGGCCACGCTGCTCACCGCGGCGGTGCCCGACCCGACCGGGCTCGGCCGGATCCGGCGGGGTCCCCGGGGCGACTTCGCCGGCATCGTCGAGGAGCGCGACGCCAGCGCCGCGCAGCGCGCCATCCAGGAGATCAACGTCGGCTGTTACGCCTTCGACGCGGCGGCGTTGCAGACGGTGCTGGGCCAGCTCAGCCGGGACAACGCCCAACGTGAGGAGTACCTCACCGACGCCGCCGGCATTCTGCTCGAACGCGGCGCGTCGGTGGCGGTGCACCAGGTGGCGGACCCGATCGAGGCGCTCGGCTGTAACGACCGGGCGGAGCTCGCGGCCGCCCGGGCCCAGCTGCGGGACCGGATCAACCGGGAGTGGCTGCGCGCCGGGGTCACCATCATCGACCCGGCGACCACCTGGCTCGACGTCACCGTCACCCTGGGCACGGATGCGGTGATCGAACCTCACTGCCAGCTGCGCGGCGCCACCGCGGTGGGGGAGCGGGCGACGGTGGGGCCCGAGAGCACGCTCACCGACTGCCTGGTGGCCGAGGACGCGGTGGTGGTGCGCACGCACGCGGTCGGCGCCGAGGTGGGGCCGGGGGCGCAGGTCGGGCCCTTCTCCTATCTACGCCCGGGGGCGCGCCTGGCGGCCCGGGCCAAGGTAGGCGCCTTCGTTGAGCTGAAGCAGGCTGAGCTGGGTGAGGGGGCCAAGGTGCCGCACCTGAGCTATGTGGGGGACGCCACCATCGGGCCGGCGGCCAACATCGGCGCCGGCACGATCTTCGTCAACTACGACGGGGTGCACAAGCACCACACCGAGGTCGGCGTGGCCGCCTTCGTCGGCTCCAACTCCAGCCTGGTCGCCCCGGTCTCGGTCGAGGACGGCGCGTACGTGGCGGCCGGCAGTGTGGTCACCCTGGGGGTGGAGCCGGGGGCCCTGGCGATCGCCCGCGGCCAGCAGCGCAATGTCGACGGCTGGGTGCTGCGGCGCCGCCCGGATACCGCTTCGGCCGAGGCCGCGCGCAAGGCCGCCCCGCCCGCCACCGACCAGGTGGCCGGCGAGTCCTGA
- a CDS encoding 4-(cytidine 5'-diphospho)-2-C-methyl-D-erythritol kinase: MWADDEYDQPKPAGTGAVRVRVPAKVNLHLGVGEVRPDNYHELQTVYHAISLFDEVTARPGDTLALTMAGEGAGELALDDSNLVLRAARALAEHADVPAHARLHLRKQIPLAGGLAGGSADAAATLVACDALWDLGLSREELAGLAAGLGADVPFLIYGGTALGIGRGEQVSPVLARPGVWHWVVGFHDGGLATPEVYQELDRLRAADAAPAPLPEPAGLLAALRQRDPEVLGAALGNDLAAAARSLRPELSAVLAAGEAAGALAGLISGSGPTCVFLARHAEHAAEVAAALTGAEVCRAVRTCHGPVPGARVQH; encoded by the coding sequence TTGTGGGCAGACGACGAGTATGACCAGCCGAAGCCGGCCGGCACCGGCGCGGTGCGGGTCCGGGTTCCCGCGAAGGTGAACCTGCACCTCGGGGTGGGCGAGGTTCGGCCCGACAACTATCACGAACTCCAGACCGTCTACCATGCGATCTCGCTCTTCGACGAGGTGACGGCCCGGCCGGGGGACACGTTGGCCCTCACTATGGCCGGTGAGGGCGCCGGTGAGCTGGCCCTGGACGATTCGAACCTGGTGCTGCGGGCGGCCCGGGCGCTGGCGGAGCACGCCGACGTGCCGGCCCACGCGCGGCTGCACCTGCGCAAACAGATCCCGCTGGCGGGTGGCTTGGCCGGCGGCAGCGCCGACGCCGCGGCCACCCTGGTGGCCTGCGACGCGCTGTGGGACCTCGGGTTGTCGCGGGAGGAGCTGGCCGGGTTGGCGGCCGGGCTCGGCGCCGACGTGCCGTTCCTGATCTACGGCGGCACGGCGCTCGGGATCGGCCGGGGTGAGCAGGTGAGTCCGGTGCTGGCCCGGCCGGGGGTGTGGCACTGGGTGGTGGGGTTCCACGATGGTGGCCTGGCCACCCCCGAGGTTTACCAGGAGCTGGACCGGTTGCGGGCGGCGGACGCGGCGCCGGCGCCATTGCCGGAGCCGGCGGGGCTGTTGGCGGCGCTGCGGCAGCGGGACCCGGAAGTGCTCGGTGCGGCGCTCGGCAACGACCTGGCGGCGGCGGCCCGGTCGCTGCGGCCGGAGCTGTCGGCGGTGCTCGCCGCGGGGGAGGCGGCCGGGGCGTTGGCCGGGTTGATCTCTGGCTCGGGCCCGACCTGTGTCTTCCTCGCCCGGCACGCCGAACACGCCGCCGAGGTGGCGGCGGCGTTGACCGGTGCGGAGGTATGCCGGGCGGTGCGGACCTGTCACGGGCCGGTGCCGGGCGCCCGGGTGCAGCACTGA
- a CDS encoding DUF4383 domain-containing protein → MSHIPVNHPLRPLYRGVAIVIAGWLVTFGVVGLVQTQGEDWLGRGDWSALGIPTNGGFSVVCLVAGVVILLTSVIGRNLDRMANFWLGGGFLVIGTAMMALVATEGNVFNFSSVTTSMAYLVGVGLIAAGLYGKVGPASDTSVRPDVPAPAGGDAPAIPAQDAGTEPVATGAVNEGRPTAP, encoded by the coding sequence ATGTCACACATTCCCGTCAATCATCCGTTGCGCCCCTTGTACCGCGGTGTCGCCATCGTGATCGCTGGCTGGCTGGTGACCTTCGGTGTGGTCGGCCTCGTCCAGACGCAGGGGGAGGACTGGCTGGGTCGGGGCGATTGGAGTGCGCTCGGCATCCCCACGAATGGCGGATTTTCGGTGGTCTGCCTCGTGGCTGGTGTAGTGATCCTGCTCACCTCAGTGATCGGGCGCAACCTGGACCGCATGGCCAACTTCTGGCTGGGCGGCGGCTTCCTGGTGATCGGGACCGCGATGATGGCGCTGGTCGCCACCGAGGGGAACGTCTTCAACTTCTCCAGCGTCACCACCAGCATGGCGTACCTGGTGGGGGTCGGGCTGATCGCGGCTGGCCTCTACGGCAAGGTCGGGCCGGCGAGCGACACCAGCGTCCGGCCGGATGTGCCGGCCCCGGCGGGTGGCGACGCGCCAGCGATCCCGGCGCAGGACGCGGGCACCGAGCCGGTGGCGACCGGCGCGGTGAACGAGGGGCGCCCCACCGCCCCGTAG
- a CDS encoding ribose-phosphate diphosphokinase: MASIVAANRKSLMLFSGRAFPVLAEEIGEVLGVAPTPTDLYDFPNGELFVRYQESVRGSDAFVVQSMTDPVNLRVMETLIMIDALKRGSAKRITAVLPYYPYSRQDKKHRGREPISARLIADLLKTAGANRILTVDLHTAQIQGFFDGPVDHLLALPLLAEYVERTYSGQPLTVVAPDSGRVRVAERWTDRLGGCPLAFIHKTRDVTTPGQVVANRVVGEVAGRVCVVVDDEIQTGGTVCKAADLLFAAGAAEVIVVVTHPVLPDPAVERLKNSRISEVVVTNSLPLTPEKQLDKLTVISIAPLLAHAIREVFEDGSVTTLFGGMS, encoded by the coding sequence ATGGCGAGCATCGTGGCGGCGAATCGTAAGAGCTTGATGCTCTTCTCCGGGCGGGCGTTCCCGGTTCTCGCAGAGGAGATCGGCGAGGTGCTCGGAGTGGCGCCCACCCCGACCGACCTGTATGACTTCCCCAACGGCGAGCTCTTCGTCCGGTACCAGGAGTCGGTGCGCGGGTCGGACGCGTTCGTGGTCCAGTCGATGACCGATCCGGTGAACCTGCGGGTCATGGAGACCTTGATCATGATCGACGCGCTGAAGCGCGGCTCGGCGAAGCGGATCACCGCGGTGCTTCCGTACTACCCGTATTCGAGGCAGGACAAGAAGCACCGCGGGCGGGAGCCGATCTCGGCCCGGCTGATCGCTGACCTGCTGAAGACCGCCGGCGCCAACCGGATCCTCACCGTTGACCTGCACACCGCGCAGATCCAGGGGTTCTTCGACGGGCCGGTCGATCACCTGCTGGCGCTGCCGCTGCTGGCGGAGTACGTCGAACGGACCTACTCGGGCCAGCCGTTGACGGTGGTGGCGCCCGACTCCGGTCGGGTCCGGGTGGCGGAGCGGTGGACCGACCGGCTGGGCGGCTGCCCGCTGGCCTTCATCCACAAGACCCGCGATGTCACGACTCCCGGCCAGGTGGTGGCGAACCGGGTGGTCGGTGAGGTCGCGGGTCGGGTCTGTGTCGTGGTCGACGACGAGATCCAGACCGGCGGCACCGTCTGCAAGGCCGCCGACCTGCTCTTCGCGGCGGGCGCCGCCGAGGTGATCGTGGTCGTGACCCATCCGGTGCTGCCCGACCCGGCCGTCGAGCGGCTGAAAAATAGCCGGATCAGTGAGGTCGTGGTCACCAACTCGCTGCCGCTTACGCCGGAGAAGCAGCTCGACAAGCTGACGGTGATCTCGATCGCGCCGTTGCTCGCCCACGCCATCCGGGAAGTCTTCGAGGATGGCTCGGTGACGACCCTCTTCGGAGGCATGAGCTGA
- a CDS encoding acyl-CoA desaturase — MATAVLERPDSSKGPESGPKPLTEGKQPIGILIALWFVVTLPFAALIVAIPVAWGGWLSLTDIGLALGFYLISGLGITIGFHRYLTHGSFKANRPLRIALAAAGSLAVQGNVIQWVADHRRHHAFSDVEGDPHSPWRYGATVRGLTKGLFHSHLGWMFHRELSNRARFAPDLVADRDLHKLDKLFPALVATSLLTPALLGGLITWSWAGALSAFFWAGLVRIGLLHHVTWSINSVCHVFGERPFMVRNGDKAANFWPLAILSFGESWHNLHHADPTCARHGVLRGQIDISARVIWMFEKLGWASHVRWPKQERLASKLIAKS, encoded by the coding sequence ATGGCTACTGCCGTCCTGGAACGCCCCGATTCCAGTAAGGGCCCCGAATCTGGCCCGAAGCCACTCACTGAAGGCAAGCAGCCGATCGGCATTCTGATCGCGCTCTGGTTCGTCGTTACGCTCCCATTCGCCGCGCTCATCGTGGCGATCCCGGTCGCCTGGGGCGGCTGGCTCTCGCTGACCGACATCGGGTTGGCGCTCGGTTTCTACCTGATCTCCGGGCTCGGGATCACCATCGGGTTCCACCGGTACCTCACCCACGGGTCGTTCAAGGCGAACCGCCCGCTGCGGATCGCGCTCGCCGCCGCCGGTTCGCTCGCGGTCCAGGGCAACGTCATCCAATGGGTCGCCGACCACCGGCGCCACCACGCCTTCTCCGACGTCGAAGGCGACCCGCACTCACCCTGGCGGTACGGGGCCACCGTGCGCGGGCTCACCAAAGGGCTCTTCCACTCGCATCTGGGCTGGATGTTCCACCGCGAGCTGTCGAACCGGGCCCGGTTCGCCCCCGACCTGGTCGCCGACCGTGACCTGCACAAGCTCGACAAGCTCTTCCCAGCGCTGGTCGCTACCTCGCTGCTGACCCCGGCGCTGCTCGGCGGCCTGATCACCTGGTCCTGGGCGGGCGCGCTCTCCGCCTTCTTCTGGGCCGGGCTGGTCCGGATCGGCCTGCTGCACCACGTCACCTGGTCGATCAACTCGGTCTGCCACGTCTTCGGCGAGCGCCCGTTCATGGTCCGCAACGGTGACAAGGCCGCGAACTTCTGGCCGCTGGCGATTCTGTCGTTCGGCGAGAGCTGGCACAACCTCCACCACGCCGACCCGACCTGCGCTCGGCACGGGGTGCTCCGCGGCCAGATCGACATCAGCGCCCGAGTGATCTGGATGTTCGAGAAGCTGGGCTGGGCCAGCCACGTCCGATGGCCCAAGCAGGAGCGCCTAGCCTCGAAGCTGATCGCGAAGTCTTGA
- a CDS encoding DUF4383 domain-containing protein, producing the protein MWRVQSHLPINHPAGPYLRVLAGLAGLYVLAFGVAGLIETWGAPVFDRSETWVLGLRTNPAFSGLSTVVGLVLVGGAIYGRNLCHFINYFGGIVFLVAGLAMMTLLYTELNLLNYAMRNSIVSFVIGLILLLAALYGRIGSDDAAYAEEQLRHGELIRRELGEEPGTPPGTPRGAGQESPSQQPERQEQGAGRRVSGRGG; encoded by the coding sequence ATGTGGCGGGTCCAGTCCCATCTGCCGATCAATCACCCAGCCGGACCGTACCTGCGGGTGCTGGCCGGGCTGGCCGGGTTGTACGTGCTCGCCTTCGGGGTGGCTGGGCTGATCGAGACCTGGGGGGCGCCGGTCTTCGACCGCAGCGAGACCTGGGTGCTCGGGCTGCGCACCAACCCTGCCTTCAGCGGGTTGTCGACGGTGGTCGGGCTGGTGTTGGTGGGCGGTGCGATCTACGGCCGCAACCTCTGCCACTTCATCAACTACTTCGGTGGGATCGTCTTCCTGGTCGCAGGCCTGGCGATGATGACCCTGCTCTACACCGAGTTGAACCTGCTCAACTATGCGATGCGCAACTCGATCGTGTCGTTCGTGATCGGGCTGATCCTGTTGCTCGCGGCGCTCTACGGCCGGATCGGTTCCGACGATGCGGCCTACGCCGAAGAGCAGCTACGCCACGGGGAGCTGATCCGACGCGAGCTGGGTGAGGAGCCGGGCACCCCGCCCGGCACCCCACGAGGTGCCGGGCAGGAGTCACCGAGTCAGCAGCCGGAGCGGCAGGAGCAGGGGGCCGGGCGCCGGGTCAGCGGGCGCGGCGGGTGA